ACCTTCGCGACGCGATTGATCGCGATCACGTTTTCTACCAGATCGCTCTGCTCGCGTTCCTGCGACGGGCCACGGCCACCATCGCGGCCACGGCCATCACGGCCCGCGCCCGGTCCACCTTCACCACCGGGGCCACGACCACGGCCGCCCGGCGCACCACCACCGGGTCCGCCACGACCGCCACCAGGGCCGCCACGACCGCCACCAGGTCCACCACGACCGCCGCCCGGGCCACCACGGCCACGACCGCCAGGTCCACCACCACTGCGGGCGCTGCCACCAGGCGCGCCACCGGTTCCTGCTGCGTTAGCCATGATCAGAACTCCAGGCCGCCCTCTCGGGCGCCATCTGCCACGGCCTTCACGCGGCCGTGATACTGGTAACCGGCACGGTCGAAGACGACCTTCGCGATGCCGGCCGCCTTCGCCTTCTCAGCAACCTGCTTGCCGACGGCGAGTGCACGCTCCGACTTCGTGCCGTTCATCCCTTCGTCGCCAACGGTCATCAGCGTGCGCTGCGTGACGTCGTCCACGATCTGGGCGTAGATGTGCTTCAGCGAACGGAACACCACGAGACGCGGACGCTCCGCAGACCCGCTCACTGCCTTGCGCACGCGCAGGTGACGGCGCTTCCGCCGCTCTGCGTTCGTACGCGGGATCGCGATCTTGGCCATTACTTGCCTCCCGCCTTACCGGCCTTACGCCGGATGACTTCACCCTGATACTTCACGCCCTTGCCCTTGTACGGCTCGGGCTTGCGGAAGCTGCGAATCTCGGCGGCACTCTGTCCGACAAGCTCCTTGCTCGCGCCTTCGATGACGACGAGCGTCGGCGTCGTGGCGGTGATCTTCACGCCTTCCGGCGCCTTGTACTCGATCTGGTGCGAAAAGCCGAGCGACAACAG
This region of Gemmatimonas groenlandica genomic DNA includes:
- the rplR gene encoding 50S ribosomal protein L18, whose translation is MAKIAIPRTNAERRKRRHLRVRKAVSGSAERPRLVVFRSLKHIYAQIVDDVTQRTLMTVGDEGMNGTKSERALAVGKQVAEKAKAAGIAKVVFDRAGYQYHGRVKAVADGAREGGLEF